From the Polaribacter tangerinus genome, the window ATCAATACAATTATAATTGGCAATAAAGAATTATTATTAAGTGAATCAGATAAAGCTTTAATAGATAATTTTAAATCAGCTGCTTCCTCTTTAATTGTTTTCTCAATTTGTAAAGTTTTGTCACCTAACATATCTTTTAATTCTCTTGTATTTTTTTTTGGAATTAAAAGAACCATTAAAAGTGGAGTCACAATTATATAAAGTAATAACATAAAAACATTTAGTGTTGAACCTAATGTATATAATGTTGATATTGTACTGGGTATAATACCACCCTCTATCATATAATTACCTTTGGTATTCAAAAGCAAAGGTATAGAGCTTGATAAACCAGTAACCCAGCTATTATTTGAGAAATATACGCAAGCAATTAAATAAGGATAATGAACTCCTTTTACTCTCAATGCAAGTTCTCTTGCAAAAACTGCTGCAATTACTATCCACCCCCAACTTATCATTGATAATAACACACCTATTATTATAACAAAAAAATAAACCTGTTTGGGAGTTTTTATAAAACTGGTTATAGAGTTAATACCTTTTTTAATTAATGGTGAAAGAGCAATACTATATCCTGTTATTATTAATAATGTCATTTGCATCCCAAACTCTAGTAACATCCAAAAGCCATCATACCAGGAGTTAACTACCTCAAAAAGAGATTTATTTAACCCTAAAAGAGCCAGAAGAGATACTAATATTGTTAATATTAAAGCAAATACAAAAGAGTCTGGCATGTATTTTTTAAATACATCCGTAAATTTTTCTCCAATATTATTATGCATAATTATTTTTTTTGAATTATTTATTAATTGTAAAAAAAATGAAATTAATCAATTCATAATAGTATCATAATGTTCTATTGTAATACTATTATGAATTTATACTCGTTTAATATTTGAATTTTATTTTTTTAAAAAAAAATATTTGTATTATTACTCATAATATAAATTTAGAAAAATTTAATTATATGGAGATAATTAAAGCAAATAGAATGGTAACTCCTTTAAATAACAATAACTTTTTTTCCATTCTTAATTATACAAAAGCAAAGTTTACTTTTCCAATTCATTTTCATCCAGAATATGAGCTTAAATTGGTAATGAATGCAAGTGGGAAGAGAATAATTGGGGATTCTAACTTAAGTTTTGAAGTAAATGATTTGGTTTTAGTAGGTCCCAACACCCCTCATGTTTGGGCTGCAAAACCAATAGGGAAATATGCTCATGTAATTACAATACATTTTAATGCTGAAAGTTTTCTTAGTAATTCATTTCTTGATAAAGATTCTTCATTCAATCTAAAAGAACTTCTAAAAAATTCTAAAAGAGGTGTCTTATTTTCAAAAGAAGCAATAGAAAACATATCTAATAGTATTATATTATTATCTACTTTAAATTATGATTTTAACTCCATTTTAAAACTTCTATCTATTTTACATCAATTATCTATATCAAAAAACCAAAAATTATTAGCATCATCAAACTACAAAGGTCCAGTAAGAAACACCTATAACTTGAGAGTTAAAAAAGTAATAACTTTTATTGAAAATAACTTTCAAAATCAAATCAGAATTAAAGACATATCAAAAATAATCTCTATGTCTGAATCTGCGTTCAGTCATTTTTTCAAAAAAACAACTAACAAATCTTTTACAGACTTCTTAACAGAGTATAGAATAGGGAATGCTTCTAAATTACTTCTCGAATCTGAAAAAAACATTTCTGAAATATGCTATTCTAGCGGTTTTAACAATCTATCTAATTTTAACAGAATTTTTAAGAGAATGAGAGGTTGTAGTCCAAAAGAATTTAGACAGAAGCATAACTTAACAAGATTATTTTAAGGGGTTTCTCAGAAATCCACTCATTATACTATCAGTATATAACATAATTGACAAATATGATTTATTACCAAAATTTTAATTTTACGATTTAATTCTTTTATTTATGAAAAAATTATTTTTAATTACTATTATTTTTTTAACTATTAATGGGTGTTCTGACGAAGATTCTTTTTCAATAAAATACATTTTAAAGGTAGAAAATACAAATGGTGGTAAAACTAATGCCGTTGAAAATTCTTACGACGAAGGAACAAATATAACCGTTACTGCTATTCCTGAAAATAATTATAAATTTATAAGGTGGGAAATTATTGGAAACAACTCTTCTGAAGAAAATCCACTTGAATTAACAATGAATGGAAATAAATTTTTAACGCCGATTTTTTCAGGACTTAGAGTTTCTAATATAACTATATCTCCAAAATCACTCCAGTTAGAATTAGGAAAAACTAGTAATTTAAGTGTGGATATTTTACCAATAACCGCAACTGACAAAACCTATACTTGGCTTATTGAAAACCCATCAATAGCATCTATCAACAACCAAGGTGTTATAGAAGCACTATCAATAGGTAAAACAAATATAACAGTAATTTCTAATGATAACGGATTAACAGATACTGCTTCAATTACTGTAATTGAATCTCCGCCAACAAATTCATTTTTAATTGATTTTGGACCTAACGACACTACAAATGGAAACTTAACATCAAGCCCGGATATAAATGACAATTATTGGAATAATTTCATAGATCCAAGTATTAATTCTGTTATTAATAATATAATTGACGTTAAAGGAGTTAGTTCTACATTTAACATAATTTTAAATGACGAGATGAGAGCTAACGGAATTGTTAATGGAGGTTTACTAGCTCCTGAAGATAGTCTTTTAAATGATCTTGCAATTAATACTGCTACTCAAGATTATTTTTTCAATTATAATACATCAAGTACAATAACTTTTTCAGGATTAAATATTGAAAATGGCTACAGCTTTAAGATTTTTGGTAGTAGAAATTCAACATCTACTAGAATAACTCAATATAAAATTAATGGTTTCAATAAAAATGGGATTTCAAATTCCTCACAAGGCTCTTTAACTACAAGTGGAGCTGACATAGGTCTTGGTAATTCATCTGTAAATGGAAATGATAGTAATGTATTTAATTCAGAAGTAGTATACCCAACAAATAATGGTGAAATAACTTTAGAAATTGAGGCTATTACAGGTGGATTTGCATATGTGAATTTAATTAAAATTTTAGAATATGGCAACTAAAAAGTATCTTTAAATAATTAAAAAACAACACAATAGTCATCAAAGTATCATTTTATAACATGATATTTCAACTTTTTTTTTTTGAATTCATATAGATTTGTTAAAACGAATTTAAAAAACAAATCATGAAAAAACGACTACTTTTTATTTTTACACTTTTTGCTATTAACTTAATAAATTCTCAGGTTTTAGAAGAAACTTTATTTGTAGATTTCGGGCCCAATGACTCTACAAATGGAAATGTAACATCAAACCCAGATTCAAATGGTAATTATTGGAATAATCCAATAGATCCAAAAGCAGCAACTGCATCACCGCTCACTTTAATAGAAAATGATAATACGAATACTAACTATACACTTAACGTAAATACAGATATGTTTACAAACGGTATTCAAAGTGGAGGATTAATCAATCCAGAAGTTAGCTTATTGGGCGAATTTGCAATAAATACAGCTACTCAAGACTATTTTACGTCAAATGGTGATTTAGGAGAGCTTACAATTAGTAACTTAAATTCTAATTATGGATACAAATTCAGCATGTTTGCAAGCCGAACAGGATCTGCAACAAGGTCTACAAAATACACGCTTACAGGATCAAACACAACCTCTGGCACATTAGTTACAACAGGAACTGGGATTGGAAATAATAGTTACGACGGTAATAATAATACTATTTACACATCAGATTATGTGTTCCCTGATAGTTCTGGGAATATAAAAATTAATATATCAAAAGCTGCAGGTGCTTTTTGCTATATAAATGCAATGAAAATTGAATCTTATAGTGGTTTATCTATTGTTAATGTGGCTACTATAACTTTATCTGGAAACAATATTACATCTAATAGAGAAACTTCTAAA encodes:
- a CDS encoding short-chain fatty acid transporter is translated as MHNNIGEKFTDVFKKYMPDSFVFALILTILVSLLALLGLNKSLFEVVNSWYDGFWMLLEFGMQMTLLIITGYSIALSPLIKKGINSITSFIKTPKQVYFFVIIIGVLLSMISWGWIVIAAVFARELALRVKGVHYPYLIACVYFSNNSWVTGLSSSIPLLLNTKGNYMIEGGIIPSTISTLYTLGSTLNVFMLLLYIIVTPLLMVLLIPKKNTRELKDMLGDKTLQIEKTIKEEAADLKLSIKALSDSLNNNSLLPIIIVLMGGYFISYHFYKNGFDLNLNIMIFTFIILGLLLHKTPMRYSISIKRASSNISGILFQFPFYAGIMGIMTNTGLGKSLAGLISSVATIETYPFFSYLIGGIVNFAIPSGGGEYAVIGPSVIEAVKEIGANLSQLQVTEMIAKASLSIAYGESLTNLLQPFYLLLVIPIMGAGIKIQARDVMGYLVIPFLIFFILQSLMVVFIPLNF
- a CDS encoding AraC family transcriptional regulator: MEIIKANRMVTPLNNNNFFSILNYTKAKFTFPIHFHPEYELKLVMNASGKRIIGDSNLSFEVNDLVLVGPNTPHVWAAKPIGKYAHVITIHFNAESFLSNSFLDKDSSFNLKELLKNSKRGVLFSKEAIENISNSIILLSTLNYDFNSILKLLSILHQLSISKNQKLLASSNYKGPVRNTYNLRVKKVITFIENNFQNQIRIKDISKIISMSESAFSHFFKKTTNKSFTDFLTEYRIGNASKLLLESEKNISEICYSSGFNNLSNFNRIFKRMRGCSPKEFRQKHNLTRLF
- a CDS encoding Ig-like domain-containing protein; translated protein: MKKLFLITIIFLTINGCSDEDSFSIKYILKVENTNGGKTNAVENSYDEGTNITVTAIPENNYKFIRWEIIGNNSSEENPLELTMNGNKFLTPIFSGLRVSNITISPKSLQLELGKTSNLSVDILPITATDKTYTWLIENPSIASINNQGVIEALSIGKTNITVISNDNGLTDTASITVIESPPTNSFLIDFGPNDTTNGNLTSSPDINDNYWNNFIDPSINSVINNIIDVKGVSSTFNIILNDEMRANGIVNGGLLAPEDSLLNDLAINTATQDYFFNYNTSSTITFSGLNIENGYSFKIFGSRNSTSTRITQYKINGFNKNGISNSSQGSLTTSGADIGLGNSSVNGNDSNVFNSEVVYPTNNGEITLEIEAITGGFAYVNLIKILEYGN